ACTGTTCATGGCGGCTATAGATCTCCGCGCGAGACTTATAGGCGCCGACATGATTGGCATCGAGACGGATGGCAGCGGTGAAGTCCTCAGCGGCCTCACGGTCTTTGCCTTGATACTCCCGCACATAGGTCAAGCCTCGTCCATAGTAGGCCTCCGCTGTCGGGCGTAGGCGAATCGAGGTCGAGTAGTCGTCCAGCGCCTGCGGAACCTGGCCTAGCATCTTGCCGGCCTTTGCACGGAGCAGGTAGGCGTCGGCCTTGTTCGGTACGCGGCGGATCACTTCCGACGCGTCCTGCAGCGCGTGCGCATAGGACCCGAGAAAATAATGACAGCGGGCACGCGCGAGGTAGAGGCCGGTCTGGTTGCGCTTTCGCTCGAGAACATCGGTGAGCAGTTGGAGGGTTTGCTGATTGCCTTTGCCGTTGGCTTCGCAGTAGGCGTCGACGGATGGCTCTCCGCAAGCGGCTACCCAGAGCACAGAACAAAGCGCCACAAAACTTCCTACGCGCCGACCGGCTGGTCCCATGCCCGCCTCCTCGAGACGGGCGCATTATCCGACCGTAGAACAAAATACGTCAAGGACGTCGTATGAAAGAGGGCTTTCCGTGGGGATCGGCTGGTTTCCAATTCCGGGTTGTGAGGCACCCCTCAAGCCCGGTGTACCCCTTCGCTAAAACCCGACGGAGAGCCCCATCGTACCCAGCAACACCGCCCGGTCTGAGGGCCCAAGGAATTCGGTACCGAGGCCGCCGTCCACGACGAGGCGCGAGGTCAGTTGATGCCGGATGCCAATTTCCACACCGGTGTGGTTCCGCTGTTCGCGCACATCCGACTGCCTGGTGTAGATGCTGGCGATGAGCGTATCGCGGAAGCTGTTCGGATACCCCAGCGGATAACTCACGGCCGCCACGGCGCGATAGGCACCGGGCCGTTCTTGCCCTTGCGGCGAACCAAGCACCGTATAGCCCGCGTTGAGATGCATCCGGAGGCGCCCGAAGGAACGGGTCAGAATTCCGGTCAGCTGCGTATCCACCCCCTTTGAATTCACACCGGTCGGCAGATCGACTTCCACGCGCACAGCCATGGCAGGCAGGGTCAATGTTTCCGTGTTGAAGTTATAGAGCAGGCCCAAGTGGAGATCACCCGACTTGTTGGCACCGACCAACGAATGCGGGTCTGTAAAGATGTCACCCTGAATTTCGATCTGTGTATTGGCGAAGGCGCCATAAATAATTTGCGGTTGAAACGTGACACTGGTGCGGCCCTCACGCCGGTCGTTGAACCGCACTCCACCTTCCAGCCCGATCTCTCCTTTGGGAATAGCATACGCATCTTCCATTCCGATGGGGCGGTTGGGATCCAGATTGTCATGGTCCAAGGCCCACGAGGGCACCGGCGACCACAGCAAAAGAACCAGGGACAGCGCACCGGCGCTGTACAGACCCGCACGTTTCAATGGTGATGCTCCTGTTCGGTCTTGATGATCATCGGGTTGGTCTCATCCGCACTGGCCAGGTAATAGCGATCGACCAGGCGATAGATTTCCTCCCGCTTGGCTTCCCACGTCGGCAGCAACGCGCTTGTCAGGATGTCACTGATGTTGTCGTGCAGCATATGCAGATTGTCGAAGATGTTCGCCACCTCCGGATACCGCGCGGCAAAAGCCGGGCTGTACTCGGCCGTCAGCGGCATGAAGGTCCAGTGCACCGGCGGCTGATCGAGGTAGCCTCGATAATTTGCCAAGATCGGGCGCACCGCCTGTGTCTTGCCTGCCAAGTCCGTCGCGGCCTGTAGCGGATCGTATACAGCAATCTGCAAGTAGTGATACGACCAGATCGTGGCGTTGAACAACGGAAAGCGGTGACGGAACGCCTTGGAATAGGGAAACTGATCCAAGCGGCGATGGTCCAGCCGCTTCGAGGTGATGGCATAGGCACTGCCCCGATAGTAAGCCAGCACCTCCCGGATGGCGCGGTCTTTGTCCGGTTCGTCCGACACGACGATGTCGTAGGTCGCCCGATGCAGGGCATGGGCTTCGTCGAAGGTGTTTTGCGCACGCCAGGCCAGTTTCATGTAGGTCGGCGCAATCGCCTCTTCGTTCGGATTCAACCGAGGCCTGGTCGCAATAAAGGCCAGCGTTTGCCGACGAGCGGTCTGCTCGATGGCCGGAACGTTCGTGCCGCCGGTCAGCAGAAGATTCTCGTACAGATTGGCATGCCCGAAATCGACGCCGTTGAATTCACTGTCGAGTTCGGCCAAATCCTCCCGCAGAGCAAAATTCCAGAACGCCCGATAGTAGAACCGCTTGTCGCGCGGTTCGAACTGGCTACACCCTGCCAGCGTGAAGACGACCGCGGCCGTGGCCACGAACGCCAGCACTCGCCCATATATCCCAGTCGCCATGCTCAATCGGTCCTCACTCACCTTGATCCACATCCCCGCCCGCCTGCCCTCTCATCGGCAGCCAAGCATCTCGCAGCAACGGATCGACGCATGCAACCGAACCGTCTCAGTGGCAATGATGTCCGCGCACCAATGCGTGCCCACGCCCACGAGCGATCAGCAACAGGGTCACACTGCCCAGAACAGCGGGTCAGACAAGCCGGCCTCCATCGCGCCCGGCACGACCAACATGATCGCATGATCCACCAACTCCATGGTGCCCATGGACAGGATACCTGAAGCCATCGCCACCCCAATAGCAGTTCCCCACGCCGTCACCACTACAGACGGAGGCGGGACTCAATTAGTACAGTGGGGTCCCAAGCCAATACTTTTTTCGCACCGGCTAGGCTGCAAACCAGGAAATGGGGCCAACCGAGCGTCACGATCGCCCGTGCTCGGCCTTCTGCTCGCAGGTGCAGTGCACCCATCCATCCATGCTTGGTGCACTTGGTGCAAAGGCCTCAGGTCTGTTCCAAGCTCGTCTGTAACGCCTGCCGCGCCCGGTGTACGCGCACGGTGAGATTGTTCTGCGTGATCTGTAGCGCCTGCGCCACCTGCTCCGGAGATTGCCCCGCGAGATCAATCCGCCGCAAGAGATCGGCATAGGCAAGCCGTAACGCGGGAGGCAGCCGTTCGAGGCAGGCACAGATGGTCGGTTGCAGTTCGTCCGGAGCCGGGCTGCGATCTCCACCGACTGCAATCAACTCCTTCTCGAACGCCTCCGTTTTTCTGGCCTCCGCCGCCCGCGCACGATGGCATGACGGAGGATCCGGGAGAATCGGGCCACAACGTGATCGGGCTGCTCAGTCATCGGGCATGATCGTCTCGATTCTGCCAAGGCGCCAACGCTCACACAGCGGCCTTGTGTGTTTGTCGTACTAGAATCTGGCCGGATGGTCCTGTCTGTCGATGACGTGAGGAGGTGAGACCGTTGTGGTTCCGCGATACGCGCTAGCAAAGAATACGTGCATTTCTGATTCACTCCACCACGAAATCTGTGTCGTCCTGCGACAGTCGCGGGAAAAGTCTTGATCTAGACCTTGGAGACATGTTTGACTGACATTCTTCGTCATCTTCTTGCTTGATGGAGGGTTTTCATGCCGCGTGGAATTGGTCACACGCTTTGTGGTTTCATCCTGCTTCTTCTACCGATCTCCGCCCAAGCCGCCGATATTCCTGACAGCAGCCTCTCGTCCCTCAAGGTTCTCGTGGGAGAGTGGAAAGGCATCGACACCGACGGCAAGCCCCATAAAGTCGCCTATGCGCTCAGCTCCGGCGGAACCAGCCTCACCGAAACCCTCACCCCACCCGACAGTCCCCCGATGACTACCATGTACTACAGCGACGGGGACCAGCTGATGCTGACGCATTACTGCTCGCTGAACAACCAGCCGAGAATGCGCACCAACGGCGTGAAGGAGGGGGAGAAGACCTTCACGTTCATGTTTGTCGACGCCACGAATCTCACCAACCCCACCGATGTGCACATGCACCAGCTCGTGATCGACTTGAAAGATCACGATCATTTCACGCAGACCTGGACCCTCAGCAAGGCAGGAAAAGACGTCCCGAAGGTCTTTTCCTTTGAGCGCATGAAATAACGATCGCGGCAGCGCGTGCAAGAGAGAGGCCGACACATGCCAGGACAAACACCGGAAGCCGTCATCGAAGCGCAGCGCCAGGATTGGAACCGCGTCGCGCCGGGTTGGGATAAATGGGATCAATTTTTCAATCGCACCATGGCGTTCATCAACCACCGCCTGGTTGCAGATGCACGGGTGCGTCCTGGCCTTCGAGTGCTGGACCTTGGATCGGGAACGGGGTACCCGGCGCTGCTCGCCGGCGAGGTGGTCGGGACGGAGGGCACGGTCGTCGGCATTGACTTGGCGGAATCCATGCTGGCCGTGGCGGCACGAAAGGCCAAGACGCTTGGCCTGCAGCACGTCAGCTTTCGTACGGGAGACGTCACCTCGTTGCCGTTCGAGACCGGATCGATCGATGCGGTGATCAGCCGATTTTGCCTGATGTTTCTGCCGGACATTCCCAAAGCCGCGAAGGAAATCGCCCGCGTGTTGAAACCTGGCGGGTATGTGGCGGCCGCCGTCTGGTCATCGCCGGACAACAACCCGTTCATTCGTATTCCCATGGACGTGATCAAATCCATCACGCCGCTGCCCCCGCCCGACCCGGAAGCACCAGGGATCTTTCGCCTGGCGAAACCCGGCGACCTGGCCGGCATGCTGAAGCAGGCAGGGCTCACCCCCTTGGACGATGAGGAATTTACCGCTGAGGTGGCGTATGAGTCGGCAGAAGAATTCTTTCGCGGCCTGATGGACATCGCCGCGCCGATACAAAATCTGTTCGCACAACTGACGCCCGCGCAGCAGGCGGAGGCGGAACGGGGCATCATCAAGACGGTGAACACTTATCGTGCCGCACAGGGCGTGGCCTTACCTATCGCGGTGCGGATCGTCAGCGCGCGGAAACCCCGGTAGGACAGCACGAATGGTACCAGTCGGCAGCCCGCCGCCCGTGCAGGGCCGGCGGGCACGACGTCTCGCTCACTCGATCACTCTTTGGCCTTTTCCTTCATTTCTTTGAATTTTCCCTTCGCGCGTTCTCCGGCCCCCTTCACCTTGCCTTTGGCGCGTTCGAGTTCCGCCTTCATCTCGTTGCCCTTCAACTCCTCCTGCATGGCCTTGGTTTCGCCCTTCATCTCCTCGATCTCGCCCTTTACTTCGCCCTTGGCCTTTTCCATCTTGGCCTTGGTCTCTCCGGCTTCGGCAGACAATCCCAGGCTAGCGAACAGGCAGAACCCGACGACACATGCTGTCATGAACGTACGCATACGGTCCTCCACATGAGGTGAGTTGCACATTCTCCCCTTGTAACGCGCTCGGCGCGACGAGGACACTAGCAACCCCCCTAGTCGACGAATCCCGTGGGTGACGCCCCCAACCAAACCCATTGCAATTCCTCCTCTGCCGGTGCACAGTGCGGTGCCCTTGCGTACCGAATGACGGCCGCTCGCAGGCAGGCATCGCCAACCGCTTCCCCTGTGATCGATGCGACAAGACAGCTTCAAAGACTTCGTGCTGGATCAACTCGGTGAGCTGCCGGACCTCGTCGGCAAAGCCATGTTCGGCGGCCACGGCCTCTACCAGCGCGACCGCTTCTTCGGCATCATTCACAAGGGCCGACTCTACTTTCGCACGAACGGCTTCACTCAGCCGCTCTATCTCTCACGAGGCATGCGGCCGTTCCGCCCCAACGCCAAACAAACCCTCACGCACTATTACGAAGTCCCGATCGACATTCTGGAGGACGCCGACCATCTCCTGGCTTGGGCCAATGCCGCAGTGACCCTCCCGACCTCGCAATTGTCACTCCCCTTCCCGGTTCCACCGTTGAGCCACCACTCATCTGCGCAGACTTGATTAGGAGTCGGATAGGAACCAGCTCCGCCATCTGCTCATTGCCTTGATCCCGTTGTTGCTGCAGACTACCGGCAATGTGGTATCGAATCGGCGTCGACCTGGTCCTGCTGCTGCACCTGGGCTTTGTCCTCTTCGTGATCGGTGGTGGGCTGCTGTTGGTGAAATGGCAAGGGATGGTGTGGATCCACCTGCCGGCAGTAGCCTGGGGTGCCCTGGTTGAATTCATGGGTTGGATCTGTCCGCTGACACCGCTTGAAAACCGTTTACGCGCCCTGGCGGGTGAATCGGCCGACGAAGCCGACTTCATCAGCCGCTACCTTCCAGCGCTACTCTATCCCGCGACACTGACCCGCGAGATTCAGTTCCTGCTGGGCATGGTCGTGCTGTTCGTGAACGTGGCCCTCTACTGGCTGGTGTTCTTCAGGCACCCGGGTAGGAAACCGTAGCGATTCGATCGGTTACCTGATCGGTTCGTTCTTTGACGAGGTCATGACCAGGGCCAGGCAACCCTGTTCGCTTGAGGTAACGGGATGAACCGTGCCTGCCTCCGCACGATGGTAATCCCCGGCCTGCAGAAACTCACCGGCGCAGACACAGCTTCCCTCCAGCACATAGAACTCTTCCACCTGCGGGTGGCGATGCCCGATCAGTGTGCCACCGGGAGCCAATTTCAACAACATGGTCGTACGCGCCGCCGCCGCATCGTGAAATAACACTTTCATCGACAGACCCGGTGCCAATTCCTGCCAAGCCACCCCCTTGCTGCGGACGAAGGTGAAGCCTGTTGCCTCGGCGGCCTCCTGCGGTTCCTGCGCGATTCTTGCCATGAGCCGCGCTTTGAGAGAAGCCGGTGGTGCGATGGCCGGGCCGCTGAACGCCAGATCCTGCACCACGCCTTGAAACGCCGCCACGTCTTCCCGTGTCGAAGCGGAGGCGGTCTCCAACGAACGCGTGAACTCCCGCTGCGCGTCGTCGCCAAGGGCCTCTAGTGCATACAGTGCCGCCAGTTCGGCCAATTCCTGATCGCGGCGAGGATCGGTCATGACAACAACCCCTCCCCATGCGGTGCGAGGACTTCGCGTAATTTGATTAACCCCAGCCTCACTCGCGTCTTCACCGTCCCCAACGGCAACTTGAGCTGATCGGCAATTTCGCTCTGACTCAAGCCCCAATAGTACGCCAGCGCGATTGCCTGGCGTTGTTCGACGGAAAGGCTCGCCAGGGCCTCCTGCACGAAGCGTTGGCGTTCGAGCCCCGCACTATATTGCTCCGGCGTGTCCTCATGTCCGGGCAACTCGGCCGCTTGTTCGAGCGGCACGTGCCGGCCCCGCTCAAGATAGCTGCTCCGAAATCGGTCGATGGCCCGATTCTTCGCGAGCGTCATGAGCCAACTCCCCGGCGTGCCCCGCACCGCGTTATAGGTCGAGATCCGGCGCCACACCTGTGTATAGACATCCAGGGTCGTCTCCTCGGCGGCCGCATGATCCCCGAGTATCTTCATCGCCAGGCCGAAGACCTTCGCGCTGCTGACATCATACAGCTCCGCCAGTGCGGACTGGTCTCCAACGGCAATACGGGCGAGGAGTCCCGCCCATTCCTGCTCGTGAATCGATGGTGCGTTGGCCACGGTCTGGGTGTCACACATGGGTGTCCTCGTAAAGTGCTACGAGGGCACCCGTTCTCTCGGATGTCCGATCTGTGCCCGAATCAGGCGAAACTGTAGCACCGGGATCAGCGTGGCGCAACGGCACTTTTTCATGTGCCGTAGATCCAATTACGTTCAGCCTTCGTAATCACACACAGAGAGGCCGACACGGCGGCCCGCCATACAGCATCTTAACCAGGAGGACACATCATGTCTCACCGCATTGCATCACTCGCCATGGTTCTCGGTCTTGCACTGACGGTCTCGGCGTGTAACACCATGGGCTCGTCGCCCGCCGGTACGACCGCTGCGGAAAGATCCCTGTACGACCGCTTGGGCGGCAAAACCGCCATCACCGCGGTAGTCGATGATTTTGTCGGACGCGTGGCAGGCGACACCCGCATCAACGGGAAGTTTGCCAATGCCAATATTCCGCGGCTGAAATCCATGCTGGTCGATCAGATCTGTCAGGCCTCCGGCGGCCCCTGCACCTACACCGGCCGCGACATGAAGAGCACCCATGCGGGCATGGGCGTCAGCAGCAGCGACTTCGACGCGCTGGTCGGCGACCTGGTCGCCACACTGAACAAGTTCAAAGTGCCGGAGAAGGAGAAAAACGAGTTGCTGGGCGCGCTGGGGCCGATGAAGGGCGATATCGTCGAAAAGCCGATGGCCTCGATGCAGTAGCCGTTGCAGGTCCCGCGTAGACGCAGGGGCGGCCGCTCGGCTGCCCCTGCACCAGGGGGATCACCGCGCCGCGTCCCATCTCAATGCGATCTCGTGGCCATACGCTCTCCCGCAATTCCTACAGATAGACACCCGCCACAGCGAGTAACCAACCTGATTGACCTCGGACGCGAATGGTTGATAGATAGAGACATCTCTATAGTTGCTCGACACTCAGAGGAAACCCATGGCCACCGACGACATTGCCCAAAAAGTCAGCGAGCGTTATGCGCGCGCCGCCTCGACAGGCGAGCAGATGTGCTGCCCGACGGGATACAACTTCGACGATCTGCGCTCGTTCATTCCGGATGCTGTCCTGAACATTTCCTACGGTTGCGGCACACCAGCAGGACTGGACACGGTGCAGTCCGGTGAAACGGTGTTGGACATCGGATCTGGCGGCGGCATCGATTGCTTCGAAGCGGCGCGCCGCGTGGGGTCTGCCGGCCGGGTCATCGGCATCGATATGACCGACACCATGCTGGAAATTGCCCGCCGCCACGCCCCCGTCGTTGCCGCAAATCTCGGCTACCCCCGGCCGAACACCGAATTCCGCAAGGGCATGGCCGATGCCATGCCGGTTGAAGACGCCAGCGTGGACCTGATCATTTCCAACTGCGTGATCAATCTGGCCCCTGACAAACGCAAAGTCTTCCGCGAGATGTACCGTGTCTTAAAACCCGGTGGCCGCTTCACGATCTCGGACATCGTCTCGGATCAAGTGGTGCCGCAATACCTGGTACACGATGCCGCCAAGTGGGGCGATTGCCTTTCTGGAGCGCTCCAAGTCCAGGACTACATCGGCGGAATGGTGGATGCCGGCTTTCGCGCCGTGCACCAGATCAAGTCCGCCACCTGGCAATCGATTGACGGCGTGCATTTTCTCTCCGTGACCCTGACGGGGTACAAGCTGCCGGACGCGGCGGGGAAAGAGGCTCCGCTCTATGCCACCCTGTGCGGACCGTTCTCCGCCGTGACAGACGAACTGGGCCAACGATATACACGCGGGGTCCCGCAACCAGTCGATGCGCAATGCGCGCAGCTTCTGCGGAGCGCGCCGTTGCGTTCACTCTTTCTCATCGGGCCGGCTCCAATCACCCTCGATGCGGCCGATCCTCGCTGGTGCGCAATCCTACCCGAAGAGAAGCCCTGCGTCTGGCAGGGCGCTTACGCCATTCTCACGGGGCCGATCATCGGTGCCGAAGACGACGACCACCATCAGTATTACCGCGGCGTGCCGTTGGAAATTTGCTCAAAAACGCTTCACGTGCTGACGCAGAACGCCTATCACCCCCACTTTACGATCTACCACCGAAGCTCGCGGGAGGTCGAGGGCGAGGCGGTCAGTTGTTCGCCTGAAGGGAATTGTTGCTGATGCCACGCCATCCCATCGCCAACCTCACGACCCCGCGTCAATGTGCCGCAGTCTTAAAGGCCATGGGCGATGAAACGCGTCTGCGCATCCTGGAATCATTGTTGTTGGGCGAAAAATGTGTGAGCGACCTCACGGACATCCTCCGTTGCTCGCAGCCACATGTCTCCCATCACCTCAGGATTCTTCGGGATGCCGGCTTGGTGGAGGGGCACCGACATGGCAAACAGGTCTGTTATCGAGTGGACCCGACCGTCCAACGCGCGCTGAAGAGTCGCGGCGAACAGGTGCTGGACTTTGGATGCTGCGAATTGCGATTCCCGACCTCAACGTTGCTCACCGTGCAGCATAAGCAGTGAGGCCAGAACGCCGGCCATGAGCGCGCCTTACACTACTTGCAAGAGTCCGCGATGGCACTGACGCTTGTGGGCCAACACAAACCGCTTGCCTCCTCTGCCGAACAATTGAAAGTGCTCGCAGAGATCGGGACGTGCCTGCCATTTGATGAACAGCTCCGACAGAGTGGCCTCTCCCCGCTGCAGGCCACCGGCATCACAGTCTTCCAAGTCAATGTGGGCAAGCTCTGCAACCAAACCTGTCGCCACTGCCATGTGGACGCGGGGCCTGACCGCACCGAACGCATGACCAGAGAGACCGCCGAGCAATGCATCGCCGCCTTAGCACAGACTGACATTCCAACCGTCGACATCACCGGTGGAGCGCCTGAACTCAATCCCAATTTCCGCTGGCTGGTTGAGCAGGCTCGTGCGATGAACCGACATGTGATGGACCGATGCAACCTCTCGGTGCTCCTGTTGCCTTCCCAGGCAGACCTGGCCACCTTTCTCGCGGCGCACCGGGTGGAGGTCGTGGCCTCTCTTCCCTATTACCGTGCCGCCCAGACCGACGCGCAGCGAGGTGAGGGCATTTTCGACAAGTCCATGGAGGCGCTTCGCCTGCTGAACCAACTCGGCTACGGACGCGAGGGAAGCGGGTTGCTGTTGAATCTCGTGCACAACCCTGTCGGCGCGTTCCTCCCTCCCAAACAGGAGTCGATTGAGGCCCAATTCCGGAAAGAGCTGCGCACAAAACATGGTGTGGAATTCAATCGCCTCTATACGATCACGAACATGCCGGTAAGCAGGTTTCTGGAATTCTTACTGGATAGCGGTAACTACCAGGGGTACATGGAGCGACTGACGAATGCCTACAACCCCGCTGCTGTCCACGGCGTGATGTGTCGTTATACCCTCTCGGTCGGCTGGGACGGCACACTCTACGATTGCGATTTCAACCAGATGCTGGAACTTCCGGTGCAACCGAATGCCCCTGCGCATATCCGGGACTTTGATCCGACACGTCTCCATCACCGGAAGATCACCACCGGCAATCATTGTTACGGCTGCACGGCGGGAGCAGGGTCGTCGTGCGGCGGTGCAGTAACCTAAGCAGATGCTGAAACCGCCGCCCAGCTTCGTGCTCAGTCCTGTGCCTGTCTCACCTCACTTGTCCAGCACACCTCGGCGGACTCACCTCGCTGCAGCCTCACTGGCTCAACTGGTTGACCATTCCGCACAAGA
The Nitrospira sp. genome window above contains:
- a CDS encoding tetratricopeptide repeat protein, which codes for MGPAGRRVGSFVALCSVLWVAACGEPSVDAYCEANGKGNQQTLQLLTDVLERKRNQTGLYLARARCHYFLGSYAHALQDASEVIRRVPNKADAYLLRAKAGKMLGQVPQALDDYSTSIRLRPTAEAYYGRGLTYVREYQGKDREAAEDFTAAIRLDANHVGAYKSRAEIYSRHEQFQAALDDSEKVLKLDPATPNAFCNVGFAHYALGHDAEGRKFLTTCYQKDPDPQTRGYYETEVRKVLAARQPRRNSGGGYATDGRESTAHDREMERQQHVYESLRNSGFTDRAEACRMDGSKC
- a CDS encoding transporter → MKRAGLYSAGALSLVLLLWSPVPSWALDHDNLDPNRPIGMEDAYAIPKGEIGLEGGVRFNDRREGRTSVTFQPQIIYGAFANTQIEIQGDIFTDPHSLVGANKSGDLHLGLLYNFNTETLTLPAMAVRVEVDLPTGVNSKGVDTQLTGILTRSFGRLRMHLNAGYTVLGSPQGQERPGAYRAVAAVSYPLGYPNSFRDTLIASIYTRQSDVREQRNHTGVEIGIRHQLTSRLVVDGGLGTEFLGPSDRAVLLGTMGLSVGF
- a CDS encoding sigma-70 family RNA polymerase sigma factor, with the translated sequence MIAVGGDRSPAPDELQPTICACLERLPPALRLAYADLLRRIDLAGQSPEQVAQALQITQNNLTVRVHRARQALQTSLEQT
- a CDS encoding methyltransferase domain-containing protein; translation: MPGQTPEAVIEAQRQDWNRVAPGWDKWDQFFNRTMAFINHRLVADARVRPGLRVLDLGSGTGYPALLAGEVVGTEGTVVGIDLAESMLAVAARKAKTLGLQHVSFRTGDVTSLPFETGSIDAVISRFCLMFLPDIPKAAKEIARVLKPGGYVAAAVWSSPDNNPFIRIPMDVIKSITPLPPPDPEAPGIFRLAKPGDLAGMLKQAGLTPLDDEEFTAEVAYESAEEFFRGLMDIAAPIQNLFAQLTPAQQAEAERGIIKTVNTYRAAQGVALPIAVRIVSARKPR
- a CDS encoding TfoX/Sxy family protein; translated protein: MRQDSFKDFVLDQLGELPDLVGKAMFGGHGLYQRDRFFGIIHKGRLYFRTNGFTQPLYLSRGMRPFRPNAKQTLTHYYEVPIDILEDADHLLAWANAAVTLPTSQLSLPFPVPPLSHHSSAQT
- a CDS encoding DUF2784 domain-containing protein, whose product is MWYRIGVDLVLLLHLGFVLFVIGGGLLLVKWQGMVWIHLPAVAWGALVEFMGWICPLTPLENRLRALAGESADEADFISRYLPALLYPATLTREIQFLLGMVVLFVNVALYWLVFFRHPGRKP
- a CDS encoding cupin domain-containing protein, with amino-acid sequence MTDPRRDQELAELAALYALEALGDDAQREFTRSLETASASTREDVAAFQGVVQDLAFSGPAIAPPASLKARLMARIAQEPQEAAEATGFTFVRSKGVAWQELAPGLSMKVLFHDAAAARTTMLLKLAPGGTLIGHRHPQVEEFYVLEGSCVCAGEFLQAGDYHRAEAGTVHPVTSSEQGCLALVMTSSKNEPIR
- a CDS encoding sigma-70 family RNA polymerase sigma factor, which codes for MCDTQTVANAPSIHEQEWAGLLARIAVGDQSALAELYDVSSAKVFGLAMKILGDHAAAEETTLDVYTQVWRRISTYNAVRGTPGSWLMTLAKNRAIDRFRSSYLERGRHVPLEQAAELPGHEDTPEQYSAGLERQRFVQEALASLSVEQRQAIALAYYWGLSQSEIADQLKLPLGTVKTRVRLGLIKLREVLAPHGEGLLS
- a CDS encoding group 1 truncated hemoglobin is translated as MSHRIASLAMVLGLALTVSACNTMGSSPAGTTAAERSLYDRLGGKTAITAVVDDFVGRVAGDTRINGKFANANIPRLKSMLVDQICQASGGPCTYTGRDMKSTHAGMGVSSSDFDALVGDLVATLNKFKVPEKEKNELLGALGPMKGDIVEKPMASMQ
- a CDS encoding methyltransferase domain-containing protein; amino-acid sequence: MATDDIAQKVSERYARAASTGEQMCCPTGYNFDDLRSFIPDAVLNISYGCGTPAGLDTVQSGETVLDIGSGGGIDCFEAARRVGSAGRVIGIDMTDTMLEIARRHAPVVAANLGYPRPNTEFRKGMADAMPVEDASVDLIISNCVINLAPDKRKVFREMYRVLKPGGRFTISDIVSDQVVPQYLVHDAAKWGDCLSGALQVQDYIGGMVDAGFRAVHQIKSATWQSIDGVHFLSVTLTGYKLPDAAGKEAPLYATLCGPFSAVTDELGQRYTRGVPQPVDAQCAQLLRSAPLRSLFLIGPAPITLDAADPRWCAILPEEKPCVWQGAYAILTGPIIGAEDDDHHQYYRGVPLEICSKTLHVLTQNAYHPHFTIYHRSSREVEGEAVSCSPEGNCC
- a CDS encoding winged helix-turn-helix transcriptional regulator; translated protein: MPRHPIANLTTPRQCAAVLKAMGDETRLRILESLLLGEKCVSDLTDILRCSQPHVSHHLRILRDAGLVEGHRHGKQVCYRVDPTVQRALKSRGEQVLDFGCCELRFPTSTLLTVQHKQ
- the arsS gene encoding arsenosugar biosynthesis radical SAM protein ArsS (Some members of this family are selenoproteins.), with the protein product MALTLVGQHKPLASSAEQLKVLAEIGTCLPFDEQLRQSGLSPLQATGITVFQVNVGKLCNQTCRHCHVDAGPDRTERMTRETAEQCIAALAQTDIPTVDITGGAPELNPNFRWLVEQARAMNRHVMDRCNLSVLLLPSQADLATFLAAHRVEVVASLPYYRAAQTDAQRGEGIFDKSMEALRLLNQLGYGREGSGLLLNLVHNPVGAFLPPKQESIEAQFRKELRTKHGVEFNRLYTITNMPVSRFLEFLLDSGNYQGYMERLTNAYNPAAVHGVMCRYTLSVGWDGTLYDCDFNQMLELPVQPNAPAHIRDFDPTRLHHRKITTGNHCYGCTAGAGSSCGGAVT